One window from the genome of Hyalangium minutum encodes:
- a CDS encoding small ribosomal subunit Rsm22 family protein: protein MADAYSKDLERWIPRLIAVWRKARRKGDGPETRLTPQEVKEVGAGVKQLSLGLTRERQLAGAKYMDDPKLLGAYLLFYWPVSYAQARQALGELPNRPRHVLDLGSGPGPLAFAALDAGAQEVTAADRSKPALTLARELATEAGEALATREWDPTRKAPLPEGQFDLITMGHVLNELYGTGDGAIGPRAALLEQVLAQVKKGGSLLVLEPALKETSRALLKVRDVLVGKGYAVRAPCMFRGNCPALIKESDWCHAERSWPMPHVVEELARAAGLHKESLKMSYLMLAPKGEPWPELPQGRLFRIVSEPLEGKGRQRYIGCGPEGRVGLAMQEKHRTEKNERFFKLYRGDVISVTETEPKGDGLALDGRSELKMVAHAGRGIPPPSTENP from the coding sequence ATGGCCGACGCCTATAGCAAGGACCTCGAGCGGTGGATTCCGCGACTCATCGCCGTCTGGAGGAAGGCTCGCCGCAAGGGCGATGGCCCTGAGACGCGACTGACGCCCCAGGAGGTGAAAGAGGTGGGAGCGGGCGTGAAGCAGCTCTCGCTCGGCCTCACCCGGGAGCGGCAGCTCGCCGGCGCCAAATACATGGACGACCCGAAGCTCCTGGGCGCCTACCTCCTCTTCTACTGGCCGGTGTCCTATGCCCAGGCGCGTCAGGCGCTCGGGGAGCTGCCGAACCGTCCCCGGCACGTGCTGGACCTGGGAAGTGGTCCAGGCCCGCTGGCCTTCGCCGCGCTGGATGCTGGAGCCCAGGAGGTGACCGCGGCCGACCGGAGCAAGCCCGCGCTGACGCTCGCCCGGGAACTTGCCACGGAGGCTGGCGAGGCGCTGGCCACCCGCGAGTGGGATCCAACGCGCAAGGCCCCTCTTCCCGAGGGCCAGTTCGATCTCATCACCATGGGCCACGTCCTCAATGAGCTGTACGGAACGGGGGACGGGGCCATCGGCCCTCGGGCCGCGCTGCTGGAGCAGGTGCTGGCGCAAGTGAAGAAGGGCGGGAGCCTGCTGGTGCTGGAACCAGCCTTGAAGGAGACCTCGCGCGCCCTGCTCAAGGTGCGGGATGTGCTGGTGGGCAAGGGCTACGCGGTACGGGCGCCGTGCATGTTCCGAGGCAACTGTCCGGCGCTCATCAAGGAGAGCGACTGGTGCCACGCGGAGCGCTCGTGGCCCATGCCTCACGTGGTGGAGGAGCTGGCGCGGGCCGCGGGGCTGCACAAGGAGTCCCTGAAGATGAGCTATCTGATGCTCGCGCCCAAGGGCGAGCCCTGGCCGGAGCTGCCTCAAGGCCGGCTCTTCCGCATCGTCTCCGAGCCGCTCGAGGGTAAGGGGCGCCAGCGCTACATCGGCTGTGGCCCCGAGGGCCGCGTGGGCCTGGCGATGCAGGAGAAGCACCGCACGGAGAAGAACGAGCGCTTCTTCAAGCTCTACCGTGGTGATGTCATCTCCGTGACTGAGACAGAGCCGAAGGGCGATGGGCTCGCGCTGGATGGCCGCTCCGAGCTGAAGATGGTCGCGCACGCGGGCAGGGGCATACCGCCTCCTTCCACCGAGAACCCATAA
- a CDS encoding SagB family peptide dehydrogenase: MDDTLGSIRWKLQEPPSPEEVPLSRLYHEGSKFTQARQEEIQSRYERMQAEHLTDDMLDAYKSYPGLPQVPLPRARLVPQRELQEVVAHRRSVRAFDPERPVTLQELANMLQLTYGITQRVELSDGHVQCLRAIPSAGALYPLELYLMAQRVEGLPPGLYHYRVAHHALEALEQEDQTAHLQHAEAQWGFATGAAFYLIISAVLDRTLTKYLERGYRFVLMEAGMVGYSATLLAECQGICSCMMGGWLDGELERRLGLDGYHESVVHSVCFGRPPLPPGA; this comes from the coding sequence ATGGACGACACCCTGGGAAGCATCCGCTGGAAGCTGCAGGAGCCGCCCTCGCCGGAGGAGGTGCCGCTCAGCCGGCTCTACCACGAGGGCTCCAAGTTCACGCAGGCGCGGCAGGAGGAGATCCAGTCACGCTACGAGCGGATGCAGGCCGAGCACCTGACCGACGACATGCTCGATGCCTACAAGTCCTACCCGGGGCTGCCGCAGGTGCCGCTGCCGCGCGCGCGGCTGGTCCCCCAGCGGGAACTTCAGGAGGTGGTGGCCCACCGCCGCTCGGTGCGCGCCTTCGACCCGGAGCGTCCGGTGACGCTGCAAGAGCTGGCCAACATGCTGCAGCTCACCTATGGCATCACGCAGCGGGTGGAGCTGAGCGATGGGCACGTGCAGTGCCTGCGCGCGATCCCCAGCGCTGGAGCGCTCTACCCGCTGGAGCTGTACCTGATGGCCCAGCGGGTGGAAGGGCTGCCCCCCGGCCTCTACCACTACCGGGTGGCCCACCACGCGCTCGAGGCGCTCGAGCAGGAAGACCAGACCGCGCACCTGCAGCACGCCGAGGCGCAGTGGGGCTTCGCCACGGGAGCGGCCTTCTACCTCATCATCAGCGCCGTGCTCGATCGCACCCTCACCAAGTACCTCGAGCGCGGCTACCGCTTCGTGCTGATGGAGGCGGGAATGGTGGGCTACAGCGCCACCCTGCTCGCCGAGTGCCAGGGGATTTGCTCGTGCATGATGGGGGGCTGGCTGGATGGGGAGCTCGAGCGTCGGCTGGGGCTGGACGGCTACCACGAGTCGGTGGTGCACTCGGTGTGCTTCGGCCGCCCTCCCCTCCCCCCAGGCGCCTGA
- the thrS gene encoding threonine--tRNA ligase → MLSEHDHRSLGDRLDLFHLQEEAPGMVFWHPRGFILYQLLEERVRRELAAGGYREVRTPQILGQRIWESSGHWQNFREGMFVLDDGERPFAIKPVSCPGHIQIFQRMAASFRALPLRLAEFGLVHRNESSGALQGLFRLRQFTQDDGHIFCMEEQVADEVAAFCRSLRVFYRDFGFEEVQVAFSSRPEQRAGSDEVWDRAEAALLEAAGRVGLDCRMQPGQGAFYGPKLEFILKDRSGREWQCGTIQLDFVLPERFDLHYVDSGGGKRRPAMLHRAIFGSVERFLGILLEHHQGALPAWLAPEQLRVLPVGPDSEAYASAVRRRLEAAGLRVSEDARGETLSRRILDSHRDSVPFVVLVGAREQAALSVQLRERSGAQRQVPLEAAVAELREACRTP, encoded by the coding sequence ATGCTGAGCGAACACGATCATCGATCCCTGGGCGACCGCCTGGACCTCTTCCACCTGCAGGAGGAGGCCCCGGGCATGGTCTTCTGGCACCCCCGAGGGTTCATCCTGTACCAGCTCCTCGAGGAGCGCGTCCGCCGCGAGCTGGCCGCGGGCGGCTACCGCGAGGTGAGAACGCCTCAGATTCTCGGCCAGCGCATCTGGGAGAGCAGCGGCCACTGGCAGAACTTCCGCGAGGGCATGTTCGTGCTGGACGACGGCGAGCGGCCTTTTGCCATCAAACCGGTGAGCTGCCCGGGCCACATCCAGATCTTCCAGCGCATGGCCGCGTCCTTCCGCGCCCTGCCCCTGCGGCTGGCGGAGTTCGGGCTGGTGCACCGCAACGAGTCCTCCGGCGCGTTGCAGGGGCTGTTCCGCCTGCGGCAGTTCACGCAGGACGACGGCCACATCTTCTGCATGGAGGAGCAGGTGGCCGACGAGGTGGCCGCGTTCTGCCGCTCGCTGCGCGTCTTCTACCGGGACTTTGGCTTCGAGGAAGTCCAGGTCGCCTTCAGCAGCCGCCCCGAGCAACGCGCGGGCAGCGATGAAGTCTGGGATCGCGCGGAGGCGGCGCTGCTGGAGGCCGCGGGGCGCGTCGGGCTCGACTGCCGGATGCAACCGGGCCAGGGGGCGTTCTACGGGCCGAAGCTGGAGTTCATCCTGAAGGACCGCTCGGGCCGCGAGTGGCAGTGCGGGACGATCCAGCTCGACTTCGTGCTGCCCGAGCGCTTCGACCTGCACTACGTGGACTCGGGCGGCGGGAAGCGGAGGCCGGCCATGCTGCACCGGGCGATCTTCGGCAGCGTGGAGCGCTTCCTGGGCATCCTGCTCGAGCACCACCAGGGCGCCCTGCCCGCGTGGCTCGCGCCGGAGCAGCTGCGCGTGCTGCCCGTGGGACCGGACTCGGAGGCCTACGCCTCGGCGGTCCGGAGGCGGCTGGAGGCGGCGGGGCTCCGGGTCAGCGAGGACGCGCGGGGCGAAACGCTGTCGCGGCGGATCCTGGACTCCCACCGTGACAGCGTGCCGTTCGTCGTTCTGGTGGGGGCTCGGGAGCAGGCGGCGCTCTCGGTCCAGCTGCGAGAGCGAAGTGGAGCACAGCGGCAGGTGCCGCTGGAGGCCGCGGTTGCTGAGCTCCGGGAGGCGTGCCGGACGCCATAA
- a CDS encoding YcaO-like family protein — protein sequence MQVPHEGQLQRTIQLRLEEEPARWVPLERLKHLVSPLLGICQSLTRLPIRPGEPLLPQYDAKLARMGPRAAHQTREGCCGIGYTDEVAQAAALGEAAETWSAACVDLERVRLSTWRELSREHAALEPERFALYSERQYQTPGFPYAPFTRDTPVGWVEGWSLVRRAPVWVPASRVYLPYEHLPGEPNIGFQCSTGLAAGGSLAQAILSGLCEDFERDAFILFWLDELPARRVHLEGSSLWRRFETHFAVPGYEYRIYDVTNDVGVPTALVLLICPSAHGELYLAGAASRPRWDQAVEKALLEAVQGRPFILSLLQEDPDWQPGPDFSNVVDFDAHGRLYTSVRELTPVLLGIEDRVTAHVPLASLPRLGGDDLPGDIAWLVGRLAERGYEAVVVDLTTPDVASLGLRVVKVLTPELQPLHGDHHHPHLGGERIREVPVRLGVRSPHEPPRINPYPHPFA from the coding sequence ATGCAAGTTCCCCACGAAGGGCAGCTCCAACGGACCATCCAGTTGCGCCTCGAGGAGGAGCCGGCGCGATGGGTTCCCCTCGAGCGCCTGAAACACCTGGTCAGCCCCCTGCTGGGCATCTGCCAGAGCCTCACCCGGCTGCCGATCCGGCCCGGGGAGCCCCTGTTGCCGCAGTACGACGCGAAGTTGGCGCGGATGGGCCCGCGCGCCGCTCACCAGACGCGCGAGGGCTGCTGCGGCATCGGCTACACCGACGAGGTAGCGCAGGCCGCGGCGCTGGGCGAGGCGGCAGAGACCTGGAGCGCCGCCTGCGTGGACCTGGAGCGTGTGCGCCTCTCCACCTGGCGGGAGCTGAGCCGTGAGCACGCAGCGCTGGAGCCCGAACGCTTTGCCCTCTACTCCGAGCGGCAGTACCAGACGCCTGGATTCCCCTACGCCCCCTTCACCCGAGACACCCCCGTGGGCTGGGTCGAGGGCTGGTCGCTCGTGCGGCGCGCGCCGGTGTGGGTACCGGCCAGCCGCGTCTACTTGCCCTACGAACACCTGCCGGGCGAGCCCAACATCGGCTTCCAGTGCTCGACAGGCCTGGCGGCCGGAGGCTCTCTCGCACAGGCCATCCTCTCGGGGCTGTGCGAGGACTTCGAGCGGGATGCCTTCATCCTCTTCTGGCTGGACGAGCTGCCCGCGCGGCGCGTGCACTTGGAGGGCTCGAGCCTGTGGCGGCGCTTCGAGACCCACTTCGCCGTGCCCGGCTACGAGTACCGCATCTACGACGTGACCAACGACGTGGGCGTGCCCACGGCCCTCGTGCTGCTCATCTGCCCCTCGGCGCACGGCGAGTTGTACCTGGCCGGGGCCGCCTCGCGTCCCCGCTGGGACCAGGCCGTCGAGAAGGCGCTGCTGGAGGCCGTGCAAGGCCGGCCCTTCATCCTCTCTCTGCTGCAGGAGGATCCGGACTGGCAGCCCGGGCCGGACTTCTCGAACGTGGTGGACTTCGACGCCCACGGCCGGCTGTACACGTCCGTCCGGGAACTCACACCCGTGCTCCTGGGAATCGAGGATCGGGTGACGGCCCACGTGCCGCTCGCGTCGCTTCCGCGGCTGGGAGGCGATGACCTGCCTGGGGACATCGCGTGGCTCGTGGGGCGCCTGGCCGAGCGGGGCTACGAGGCGGTGGTGGTGGACCTGACCACGCCCGATGTGGCATCGCTGGGGCTGCGCGTCGTCAAGGTGCTCACCCCAGAGCTCCAGCCGCTGCACGGGGACCACCATCACCCGCACCTGGGTGGCGAGCGCATCCGCGAGGTGCCGGTGCGGCTGGGCGTGCGCAGTCCCCACGAGCCGCCCCGCATCAACCCCTACCCACACCCCTTCGCCTGA
- a CDS encoding TOMM precursor leader peptide-binding protein, whose translation MTPEQSALHLRLEPYLTVVSDGDTHAHLMVGEKVLLRCRGRLVPLLTSRLLPSLDGSLSVQEVCEQLDEVLPRKSTLSLLDLLLRHRVVYETSAERQLPPQAVEAFGGLIHLLGRLSAGPFELLQSLLASRVAVVGDSPLVRDIAQALGGCAIGQVELLSDRAIAAIPEQPFVRVRAHPLEALEEVVPGCALVVGVQDGDFAALPLLRKLNRYCVAEGASWLHVRLTLEGKAWLGPLYMQDEACFECVRLRFKNNLETWRESSLHELGAQRGELPVRRLGHPPLQAQVGTMVATQVLRILSHAGPPPLASRVQLVDLLTLESHLHTVLKHPLCPVCSRAQQGPSFPWEEEDLQLDRLLV comes from the coding sequence ATGACACCCGAGCAGAGCGCCCTGCACTTGCGCCTGGAGCCGTACCTGACCGTGGTATCGGACGGAGACACCCATGCCCACCTCATGGTGGGCGAGAAGGTCCTGCTGCGCTGCCGCGGCCGCCTCGTGCCCCTGCTCACCTCCCGGCTGCTGCCGAGCCTGGATGGCTCCCTCAGCGTGCAGGAGGTGTGTGAGCAACTCGACGAGGTGCTCCCCCGGAAGTCCACCCTCTCCCTGCTGGACCTGCTGCTGCGGCACCGGGTGGTGTACGAAACCTCAGCCGAGCGGCAGCTGCCGCCGCAGGCTGTCGAGGCTTTTGGCGGCCTGATCCACCTGCTCGGCCGCCTCTCCGCGGGCCCCTTCGAGCTGCTGCAATCTCTGCTGGCGTCGCGGGTGGCCGTGGTGGGGGACTCGCCGCTGGTGCGGGACATCGCTCAGGCCCTGGGGGGCTGCGCCATCGGTCAGGTGGAGCTGCTCTCGGATAGGGCCATCGCGGCCATCCCTGAGCAGCCCTTCGTGCGCGTGCGCGCCCACCCGCTCGAGGCGCTGGAGGAGGTGGTACCCGGCTGCGCCCTGGTGGTGGGTGTGCAGGATGGGGACTTCGCGGCGCTGCCCCTCCTTCGCAAGCTCAACCGGTACTGCGTCGCCGAGGGCGCAAGCTGGCTGCACGTGCGGCTCACGCTGGAGGGCAAGGCCTGGCTGGGCCCCCTGTACATGCAGGACGAGGCCTGCTTCGAATGCGTGAGGCTGCGGTTCAAGAACAACCTCGAGACCTGGCGCGAGAGCAGCCTGCACGAGCTGGGCGCCCAGCGTGGGGAGCTGCCCGTGCGGCGCCTCGGGCACCCGCCGCTCCAGGCCCAGGTGGGCACCATGGTCGCGACCCAGGTGCTGCGCATCCTCTCCCACGCCGGCCCGCCCCCCCTGGCCAGCCGAGTGCAGCTGGTGGACCTGCTCACCCTGGAGAGCCACCTGCACACCGTGCTCAAGCACCCGCTGTGCCCTGTTTGCAGCCGGGCGCAGCAAGGCCCATCGTTCCCATGGGAAGAAGAGGACCTGCAGCTCGACCGGCTGCTGGTGTGA
- a CDS encoding PQQ-dependent sugar dehydrogenase — protein sequence MRTTIILLLQVCLFLSLGGCTEERPSRSFLQSQQQVMLPPRFEDSRLVVGLADPVSMTFAPDGRIFVCEQGGRLRIIQDGKLLPEPFLKLNVDPDGERGLLGVALDPEFPDEPYVYVYYTATSPSEHNRLSRFTANGNRAEEGSERVLLDLEPLGSATNHNGGAVHFGTDGMLYVSVGDNARSSNAQALTNLYGKVLRFDKNGGIPSDNPFFTRAEGNRRSIWALGLRNPFSFAVQPGTGRLFINDVGQSKWEELNEGQAGRNYGWPDTEGPTSETGFSAPLYAYQHNAGEVRGCAIAGGTFYNPSQPQFPAEYVGKYFFADYCEGWIRMFNPQTRTVELFTEGADAPVDLDVGPDGALYYLDRGAGAIHRIRFVAPGQPPTIPTPPASQRVAVGQPVTFTVGATGTPPLSYQWQRDGKDLPGKTSSSLALERAVLGDSGARFRVRVSNSSGSVLSAEAVLTVSQDAPPVATVLSPPEGAIFTAGQAVTFSGRGTDAEDGTLPASAFTWRVDFHHDEHQHPLMPPTSGQTGGTFMPPEVGETSSNVWYRIHLTVKDSQGSTHEVFRDILPRKVKLAFATEPAGLQLTLDGQPQGTPGEVTGVVGVMRTLGVVSPQTVNGVRYVFDHWSDGGAETHDVRTPAADTLYRASFRSETSSSGTGLLAEYFEAPDLTRPRLQRVDPTVDFRWGIVPPDASLAPDLFSVRWSGSVVPKFSETYTFFTVTNDGVRLWVDGKLLIDNWTTHTVAEDSGTIALQAGRIYSLRMEYYENKGTATARLLWSSPSQRKQVIPAESLQPATSSRP from the coding sequence ATGCGCACCACCATCATTCTGTTGCTCCAGGTCTGCCTCTTCTTGTCTCTTGGGGGATGCACGGAGGAGCGGCCCTCTCGGTCCTTCCTGCAGAGTCAGCAGCAAGTCATGCTCCCGCCTCGCTTCGAGGACTCGCGGCTCGTCGTCGGGCTCGCGGATCCCGTCTCCATGACTTTCGCCCCCGATGGGCGCATCTTCGTCTGTGAGCAGGGGGGGCGCCTGCGGATCATCCAGGACGGAAAGCTGCTTCCCGAGCCCTTCCTCAAGCTGAACGTCGATCCGGATGGCGAGCGCGGACTCCTGGGTGTGGCGCTGGATCCGGAGTTCCCTGACGAGCCCTATGTCTACGTCTATTACACGGCCACCTCGCCCAGTGAGCACAACCGCCTGAGCCGCTTCACCGCGAACGGGAACCGCGCGGAGGAGGGCAGCGAGCGGGTGCTGCTGGACCTGGAGCCGCTGGGCTCCGCCACCAACCACAACGGCGGTGCCGTCCACTTCGGCACCGATGGCATGCTCTACGTGAGCGTGGGAGACAACGCACGCTCATCGAACGCGCAGGCGCTGACCAACCTGTACGGCAAGGTGCTGCGGTTCGACAAGAATGGAGGGATTCCCTCGGACAACCCCTTCTTCACCCGAGCCGAGGGGAACCGGCGCTCCATCTGGGCACTCGGGCTGCGGAACCCTTTCAGCTTTGCCGTGCAGCCAGGAACCGGGCGCCTCTTCATCAACGATGTGGGGCAGAGCAAGTGGGAGGAGCTCAACGAAGGCCAGGCTGGCAGGAACTATGGGTGGCCGGACACAGAAGGGCCCACGAGCGAGACGGGCTTCTCGGCGCCGCTCTACGCCTACCAGCACAACGCAGGGGAGGTGCGCGGCTGCGCGATCGCTGGCGGCACCTTCTACAACCCATCCCAGCCCCAGTTCCCCGCGGAGTACGTGGGGAAATACTTCTTCGCGGACTACTGCGAGGGGTGGATCCGCATGTTCAACCCTCAGACTCGGACGGTCGAGCTCTTCACCGAGGGGGCCGATGCGCCTGTGGATCTGGACGTCGGCCCGGACGGCGCCCTCTACTACCTGGACCGGGGGGCAGGAGCCATCCATCGCATCCGCTTCGTGGCGCCGGGACAGCCTCCCACCATTCCCACCCCGCCGGCGAGCCAGCGCGTGGCGGTAGGCCAGCCCGTCACGTTCACGGTGGGCGCCACCGGAACCCCGCCGCTGAGCTACCAGTGGCAGCGCGACGGGAAAGATCTGCCAGGCAAGACCAGCTCGAGCCTCGCCCTCGAGAGGGCAGTGCTCGGAGACTCTGGCGCGCGCTTCCGGGTGCGCGTGTCCAACAGCTCGGGCTCGGTGCTGAGCGCCGAAGCAGTGCTCACCGTGTCGCAAGACGCACCGCCCGTGGCCACCGTGCTCTCTCCGCCGGAAGGCGCAATCTTCACCGCCGGACAGGCCGTCACCTTCAGCGGGCGCGGCACGGATGCCGAGGACGGGACGCTGCCGGCGAGCGCCTTCACCTGGCGCGTGGATTTCCACCACGACGAGCACCAGCACCCCCTCATGCCTCCCACCAGCGGACAGACAGGAGGCACGTTCATGCCGCCGGAGGTGGGGGAGACGTCCTCGAATGTGTGGTACCGCATCCACCTCACGGTGAAGGACTCCCAGGGGAGCACCCACGAGGTGTTCCGGGACATTCTCCCGCGCAAGGTGAAGCTGGCGTTCGCGACCGAGCCGGCCGGGCTGCAGCTGACGCTGGATGGACAGCCGCAGGGCACGCCGGGCGAAGTGACAGGGGTGGTGGGCGTCATGCGAACGCTCGGGGTGGTGTCTCCCCAAACGGTGAACGGAGTGAGATACGTCTTCGATCACTGGTCAGATGGTGGCGCGGAGACGCACGACGTGCGGACGCCCGCTGCGGACACGCTCTACCGTGCGTCGTTCCGTAGCGAGACCTCCTCCAGTGGAACGGGGCTGCTCGCGGAGTACTTCGAGGCACCAGACCTCACCCGGCCGCGCCTCCAGCGGGTAGATCCCACGGTGGACTTCCGGTGGGGAATCGTGCCTCCAGACGCCTCCCTGGCCCCGGATCTGTTCTCGGTCAGGTGGAGTGGGAGCGTCGTGCCGAAGTTCTCGGAGACCTATACCTTCTTCACCGTGACCAATGACGGCGTCCGGCTCTGGGTGGACGGGAAGTTGCTGATCGACAACTGGACGACTCACACGGTTGCTGAGGACAGCGGCACCATCGCGCTCCAAGCGGGGCGCATCTACAGCCTGCGGATGGAGTACTACGAGAACAAGGGCACGGCCACGGCGCGGCTGCTGTGGTCGAGCCCGAGCCAGCGCAAGCAGGTCATTCCCGCGGAGAGCTTGCAGCCAGCAACCTCTTCCAGGCCTTGA
- the pip gene encoding prolyl aminopeptidase codes for MPLRSLYPPIEPYSTGRLRVSALHELYFEESGNPQGKPVLFVHGGPGGGTDETQRRFFDPAAYRIVLFDQRGCGKSTPHASVEENTTWHLVEDMEALRRHLGIKRWMVFGGSWGSTLSLAYAQKHPEHVSELVLRGIFLLRVQEIQWFYQHGAHLFFPDAWEDFLAPIPPEERGDLVQAYHRRLMSSDAQVRQTAAKAWAIWEARTSNLRPKAETIARYGEDEYSLAFSRIESHYFVNRGFFRGDNQLLEDVPRIRHIPAVIVQGRYDMPCPIESAWALHKAWPEAELKIIPDAGHSAYEPGTTSALVEATDMFRP; via the coding sequence ATGCCCTTGCGCTCTCTCTATCCCCCCATCGAGCCCTACAGCACCGGACGCCTCCGCGTCTCCGCGCTCCACGAGCTCTACTTCGAGGAGAGCGGCAATCCCCAGGGAAAGCCTGTCCTCTTCGTCCACGGCGGCCCCGGCGGCGGCACGGACGAGACGCAGCGGCGCTTCTTCGACCCTGCGGCTTACCGCATCGTGCTGTTCGATCAGCGCGGCTGCGGGAAGAGCACCCCGCACGCGAGCGTGGAGGAGAACACCACCTGGCACCTCGTGGAGGACATGGAGGCGCTGCGCCGCCACCTCGGCATCAAGCGGTGGATGGTCTTCGGGGGCTCGTGGGGCAGCACGCTCTCGCTGGCCTACGCGCAGAAGCACCCGGAGCACGTCTCGGAGCTGGTGCTGCGCGGCATCTTCCTGCTGCGCGTCCAGGAGATTCAGTGGTTCTACCAGCACGGGGCCCACCTGTTCTTCCCGGACGCCTGGGAGGACTTCCTGGCCCCCATCCCTCCCGAGGAGCGCGGAGATCTCGTCCAGGCCTACCACCGACGGCTCATGAGCAGCGATGCGCAAGTCCGCCAGACCGCAGCCAAGGCCTGGGCCATCTGGGAGGCCCGCACCAGCAACCTCAGGCCCAAGGCCGAAACCATCGCGCGCTACGGTGAGGACGAGTACTCGCTCGCCTTCTCGCGCATCGAGAGCCACTACTTCGTGAACCGGGGCTTCTTCCGCGGCGACAACCAGCTCCTCGAGGACGTGCCGCGCATCCGACATATCCCCGCCGTCATCGTCCAGGGGCGCTACGACATGCCCTGCCCCATCGAGAGCGCTTGGGCCCTGCACAAGGCCTGGCCCGAGGCCGAGCTGAAGATCATCCCGGACGCGGGCCACTCGGCCTATGAGCCCGGCACCACCTCCGCGCTCGTCGAGGCTACCGACATGTTCCGCCCGTAG